Proteins encoded in a region of the Methylobacterium radiotolerans JCM 2831 genome:
- a CDS encoding VOC family protein, protein MHYACDHLHLRSRDAVAAASFYVETFGAREVKRVGADPVQRVVLDLGGLAVFIEQAPDEIAPATATPCLGIEHVGLRVADIEAAMADLIARGVTVRTGITARGPDLRIAFVEGPDGALIEILERKPA, encoded by the coding sequence ATGCACTACGCCTGCGACCACCTCCACCTGCGCAGCCGCGATGCCGTCGCGGCCGCTTCCTTCTACGTCGAGACGTTCGGGGCCCGGGAGGTGAAGCGCGTCGGCGCGGACCCCGTGCAGCGGGTCGTGCTCGACCTCGGCGGCCTCGCCGTCTTCATCGAGCAGGCCCCGGATGAGATCGCGCCGGCGACCGCCACGCCCTGTCTCGGGATCGAGCATGTCGGGCTGCGCGTCGCCGACATCGAGGCCGCGATGGCCGATCTCATCGCCCGGGGCGTGACGGTGCGGACCGGCATCACGGCGCGCGGTCCCGACCTGCGGATCGCTTTCGTGGAGGGACCCGACGGCGCGCTGATCGAGATCCTGGAGCGGAAGCCCGCCTGA
- a CDS encoding DnaJ C-terminal domain-containing protein, whose product MRNPYDVLGVAKGASEAEIKKAYRKLAKDFHPDRNKNDAKAKDRFAEANSAYEILGDAEKRKQFDRGEIDAEGKPRATGFEGFGGFGGGRGGNFDFENMARAQRGGGMGGGMGEDIFSHIFGEAFRAGGAGPGGQRQAAKGEDVAAELLVTLEQVASEEKLRLALPTGREVDVVIPRGVVDGQTIRLRGLGQSGGPRAEPGDALLTIRIRPHPRFTVEGADLRTGVDVPLEDAVLGGTIRVPTLTGAVEMKIPAMTSSGRTFRLRGKGLPKKDGTRGDLFATTAIVLPEGEDAALTEFARGRRATNAA is encoded by the coding sequence ATGCGCAATCCCTACGACGTGCTGGGCGTGGCCAAGGGGGCGAGCGAGGCCGAGATCAAGAAGGCCTATCGCAAGCTCGCCAAGGACTTCCACCCCGACCGCAACAAGAACGACGCGAAGGCCAAGGACCGGTTCGCCGAGGCGAACTCGGCCTACGAGATCCTGGGCGACGCCGAGAAGCGCAAGCAGTTCGACCGCGGCGAGATCGACGCCGAGGGCAAGCCGCGCGCGACCGGCTTCGAGGGATTCGGAGGCTTCGGCGGCGGGCGCGGGGGCAATTTCGACTTCGAGAACATGGCGCGCGCCCAGCGCGGCGGCGGCATGGGCGGCGGCATGGGCGAGGACATCTTCTCGCACATCTTCGGCGAGGCGTTCCGCGCCGGCGGCGCCGGTCCGGGCGGCCAGCGCCAGGCGGCCAAGGGCGAGGACGTCGCCGCGGAGCTGCTGGTGACGCTGGAGCAGGTCGCCAGCGAGGAGAAGCTGCGTCTCGCTCTGCCCACGGGCCGTGAGGTCGACGTCGTCATTCCCCGCGGCGTGGTCGACGGCCAGACCATCCGGCTGCGCGGCCTCGGCCAGAGCGGCGGGCCCCGGGCCGAACCGGGCGACGCCCTGCTGACCATCCGGATCCGGCCGCACCCGCGGTTCACCGTCGAGGGGGCCGACCTGCGCACCGGCGTCGACGTCCCGCTGGAGGATGCCGTGCTCGGCGGCACGATCCGCGTGCCGACGCTCACCGGTGCCGTCGAGATGAAGATTCCGGCAATGACGAGTTCCGGCCGGACCTTCCGCCTCCGCGGCAAGGGGCTGCCGAAGAAGGACGGCACCCGCGGGGACCTGTTCGCCACCACGGCGATCGTCCTGCCGGAGGGCGAGGACGCGGCCCTGACCGAATTCGCCCGCGGCCGCCGGGCCACCAACGCGGCCTGA
- the fabI gene encoding enoyl-ACP reductase FabI: MAEHGQGLLAGKRGIVLGVANNRSIAWGIARSARAHGAELAFTYQGDALRKRVEPLAKELDAHVIGHCDVTESATIDAVFAEAAKVFPDGIDFVVHCVAFSDKDELTGRYIETSEDNFTKSLLVSCYSFTAVAQRAEKIMRPGGSLVTLTYYGAEKWMPHYNVMGVAKAALEASVRYLAADLGPKNIRVNAISAGPIKTLAASGIGDFRYILKWNEYNAPLRRTVTIGEVGETASYLVSDMAAGMTGEILHVDAGYHVVGMKNPEAPDLTLDKD; this comes from the coding sequence ATGGCGGAACACGGGCAGGGCCTTCTGGCGGGCAAGCGGGGCATCGTCCTCGGGGTCGCCAACAACCGCTCGATCGCCTGGGGCATCGCCCGCAGCGCCCGCGCCCACGGGGCCGAACTGGCCTTCACCTACCAGGGCGACGCCCTGCGCAAGCGCGTGGAGCCCCTCGCCAAGGAACTCGACGCCCACGTGATCGGGCACTGCGACGTCACCGAGTCGGCCACGATCGACGCGGTCTTCGCGGAGGCCGCGAAGGTCTTCCCCGACGGCATCGACTTCGTCGTTCACTGCGTCGCCTTCTCCGACAAGGACGAGCTGACGGGCCGCTACATCGAGACCTCCGAGGACAACTTTACCAAGTCGCTCCTGGTCTCGTGCTACTCGTTCACCGCGGTGGCCCAGCGCGCCGAGAAGATCATGCGCCCGGGCGGCTCACTGGTGACGCTGACCTATTACGGCGCCGAGAAGTGGATGCCGCACTACAACGTCATGGGCGTCGCCAAGGCGGCGCTGGAGGCGTCGGTGCGCTACCTCGCGGCCGATCTCGGACCGAAGAACATCCGGGTCAACGCGATCTCGGCCGGCCCGATCAAGACCCTCGCCGCCTCGGGCATCGGCGATTTCCGCTACATCCTGAAGTGGAACGAGTACAACGCGCCCCTGCGCCGGACCGTGACGATCGGCGAGGTCGGCGAGACCGCGTCCTACCTCGTCTCCGACATGGCGGCCGGGATGACCGGCGAGATCCTCCACGTGGATGCCGGCTACCACGTGGTTGGCATGAAGAACCCCGAGGCGCCGGACCTCACCCTCGACAAGGATTGA
- a CDS encoding AAA family ATPase translates to MLVVREVAVSGYRSLRRISVPVDALSVFVGGNGTGKTNLYRALELLQAAARGTLTRDLAAEGGMDSALWAGRRRQGEAARICLSATLRHDTIAQDFVYAVEIGLVQQVGGTTFGAAFRKEPQVKTERLTVRTRGRTAVILDRDGRSGFVRDAEGRKRALGGDLLPTETALGSLLDATGHPEIAAVRLTLTGWRFHHDFRTDAESPLRRPCLAVTTPTLASDGADLAAVFATLAHIRQDTTEIDAAVDGAFPGAALVLPEPGRHASFGLRFPDFPARTFDPPELSDGTLRYLALTGALLGYRLPPFIALNEPETSLHPDLMDPLARLIARAAERAQVWLVTHSQRLAAGIAQHGNVRPRTVIKRDGETWIDGLKLSGEFDEADEA, encoded by the coding sequence ATGCTGGTGGTTCGGGAGGTCGCGGTCTCGGGCTACCGCTCGCTGCGGCGGATCAGCGTCCCGGTCGACGCGCTGTCGGTCTTCGTCGGGGGCAACGGCACCGGCAAGACCAACCTCTACCGGGCCCTGGAGCTTCTGCAGGCCGCCGCCCGGGGAACCCTGACCCGCGACCTCGCCGCCGAGGGCGGCATGGATTCGGCCCTCTGGGCCGGCCGCCGGCGGCAGGGCGAGGCCGCGCGGATCTGCCTGTCGGCGACCCTCCGCCACGACACGATCGCGCAGGATTTCGTCTACGCGGTCGAGATCGGGCTGGTGCAGCAGGTCGGCGGAACCACCTTCGGCGCCGCCTTCCGGAAGGAGCCGCAGGTCAAGACCGAGCGCCTGACGGTCCGCACCCGCGGCCGCACGGCCGTGATCCTCGATCGCGACGGGCGAAGCGGGTTCGTCCGCGACGCGGAGGGCCGGAAGCGCGCCCTCGGCGGGGACCTGCTGCCCACCGAGACCGCCCTCGGGAGCCTCCTCGACGCCACCGGCCATCCGGAGATCGCCGCGGTCCGCCTCACCCTGACGGGGTGGCGCTTCCACCACGATTTCCGGACGGATGCCGAGTCGCCCCTGCGTCGCCCCTGCCTCGCGGTGACGACGCCGACGCTCGCGTCCGACGGCGCGGACCTCGCCGCCGTCTTCGCCACCCTGGCGCATATCCGGCAGGACACGACCGAGATCGACGCGGCCGTCGACGGAGCCTTCCCGGGCGCGGCGCTCGTCCTCCCGGAGCCCGGCCGTCACGCGAGCTTCGGCCTGCGCTTCCCCGACTTCCCCGCCCGGACCTTCGATCCGCCGGAACTGTCGGACGGCACCCTGCGCTACCTCGCCCTGACCGGAGCGCTGCTCGGCTACCGGCTGCCGCCGTTCATCGCGCTGAACGAGCCCGAGACCAGCCTGCATCCCGATCTCATGGATCCCCTGGCGCGGCTGATCGCGCGGGCCGCGGAGCGGGCGCAGGTCTGGCTCGTGACGCATTCGCAGCGGCTGGCGGCGGGGATCGCGCAGCACGGCAACGTCCGGCCGCGGACCGTCATCAAGCGCGACGGCGAGACCTGGATCGACGGCCTCAAGCTCTCAGGGGAGTTCGACGAGGCGGACGAGGCGTGA
- a CDS encoding polyphosphate kinase 2 family protein — MSKKHGKHHRGHKRDDGMTGEADLHGPTVDHRPSTARWAGSVDAVAESVPAALGQHGPVPIRPAPGIVAVEPGAPVDLGTVDPDDVGGLDKDWAKDALATERERIVALQERLYAERARSLLLVFQAIDTGGKDGTIRSVLKGVNPQGCAVASFKVPSSEELDHDFLWRYHARVPGRGMIGVFNRSHYEDVLVVRVKGLVPDAVWQSRYGRINDFERLLVESGTTVLKFFLHISKAEQKKRLEARIADPEKHWKFDPADLVERKSWDAYQQAFADALGRCSTGRAPWLVVPANHKWFRNYVIARTVADTLEAMDPRFPEAAKGIADLTVPD; from the coding sequence ATGTCCAAGAAGCACGGCAAGCATCATCGCGGCCACAAACGCGATGACGGCATGACAGGTGAGGCCGATCTGCATGGCCCCACCGTGGATCACCGCCCGTCGACGGCCCGCTGGGCCGGCAGCGTCGACGCCGTGGCCGAGTCCGTCCCGGCGGCGCTCGGCCAGCACGGGCCGGTGCCGATCCGCCCCGCGCCGGGCATCGTGGCGGTGGAGCCGGGCGCGCCCGTCGATCTCGGCACGGTCGATCCCGACGATGTCGGCGGCCTCGACAAGGACTGGGCCAAGGACGCCCTCGCCACGGAGCGCGAGCGCATCGTCGCCCTCCAGGAACGCCTCTACGCCGAGCGCGCCCGGAGCCTGCTGCTGGTTTTCCAGGCGATCGACACCGGCGGCAAGGACGGCACGATCCGGTCGGTGCTCAAGGGGGTGAACCCGCAGGGCTGCGCCGTGGCCTCGTTCAAGGTGCCCTCGAGCGAGGAACTCGATCACGATTTCCTGTGGCGCTACCACGCCCGCGTGCCGGGGCGCGGCATGATCGGGGTGTTCAACCGCAGCCACTACGAGGACGTGCTCGTGGTGCGGGTAAAGGGCCTCGTGCCGGACGCCGTCTGGCAGAGCCGCTACGGCCGGATCAACGATTTCGAGCGCCTGCTCGTCGAATCGGGGACGACGGTCCTCAAGTTCTTCCTGCACATCTCCAAGGCGGAGCAGAAGAAGCGCCTGGAGGCCCGGATCGCCGACCCCGAGAAGCACTGGAAGTTCGACCCGGCCGACCTGGTCGAGCGGAAGTCCTGGGACGCCTACCAGCAGGCCTTCGCGGACGCCCTCGGCCGCTGCTCGACGGGCCGGGCGCCGTGGCTGGTGGTGCCGGCCAACCACAAGTGGTTCCGCAACTACGTGATTGCCCGGACCGTGGCGGATACGCTGGAGGCCATGGACCCGCGATTCCCCGAGGCCGCCAAGGGCATCGCGGATCTGACGGTTCCGGACTGA